A stretch of Roseibium porphyridii DNA encodes these proteins:
- the pbpC gene encoding penicillin-binding protein 1C, with amino-acid sequence MPDVFKIHHRRSLHTAGQRLVAAGIGLASLAMCGVLKVQADYGALPPLPAVSDLSLSVVVLDRQDRLLRAFTSLDDKWRLPVELESIDPLYIKMLLAFEDQRFHRHHGIDVRALLRSLLASLRQGQIVSGGSTLTMQVARLLDERPTRSLKRKYEQFLKAVQLEQAYSKEDILRFYALRAPFGGNLEGVRAASLTWFGKEPKRLTPAQAALLVALPQSPEARRPDRFAENAMKARNRVLKRALAAGVLTKDETASAMTEPVRSKRYDMPFLAPHESREAKAGNPVRSEHNLTLDRDLQAALEKLARRKITALPAPISSSIIVADHQSGEIVARIGAPDMLNGGRLGHVDMTRAVRSPGSTLKPFIYGLAFEEGIGLPQSLIVDRAIDISGYQPTNFDQAYQGTVTLREALQLSLNTPAVQLLEAVGPARLIARLKRAGVRPVLKKDVAPGLAISLGGVGITLKDLAQAYAALARGGVPIDLTTCRIDCKVESSAQVSQRLLSGKASWMVSDILTGLPQTQSAETSHIAYKTGTAYGYRDAWAAGFDGRHVVAVWVGRPDGTPVPGQTGASVAVPILFEVFQKLGPERVPLQDAPVDVSRQAQGEVPVPLRYARLPDAQNRGSGNEGLRIAFPPDGAELDLGFTRNETSSWQVQPLVVKLKGGKAPYSVLINGRPLPEKMQRQQLVWQPDGPGFTEVTILDRSGHSDKVTVLLR; translated from the coding sequence ATGCCTGATGTGTTTAAAATTCACCATCGGCGAAGCCTGCACACGGCCGGACAGCGGCTTGTCGCTGCCGGAATCGGCCTTGCGTCCCTGGCGATGTGCGGGGTTTTGAAAGTCCAGGCCGACTATGGCGCCTTACCGCCATTGCCTGCAGTGAGTGACTTGTCGCTTTCCGTTGTCGTGCTGGATAGGCAGGACAGGCTATTGCGGGCCTTCACAAGTCTTGATGACAAATGGCGTTTGCCTGTCGAGCTGGAAAGCATCGACCCGCTTTATATCAAAATGCTGCTCGCATTCGAAGATCAGCGCTTTCACCGGCACCACGGGATCGACGTCAGGGCACTTTTGCGCTCGCTGCTTGCCAGCCTTCGTCAGGGACAAATTGTTTCCGGTGGATCCACGTTGACGATGCAGGTCGCCAGGTTGCTGGACGAAAGACCGACACGGTCATTGAAGCGCAAATACGAGCAGTTTTTAAAAGCCGTACAGCTTGAGCAGGCCTATTCCAAAGAAGACATTTTGCGTTTCTATGCGCTGAGAGCCCCATTTGGCGGCAATCTTGAAGGGGTGCGTGCTGCAAGCCTGACATGGTTCGGCAAGGAGCCGAAGCGGTTGACACCGGCGCAGGCCGCTCTGCTTGTCGCTCTTCCACAGAGCCCTGAAGCCCGGCGACCGGACCGATTTGCTGAAAATGCGATGAAGGCACGCAACAGGGTGTTGAAGCGAGCGTTGGCGGCTGGCGTTCTGACCAAGGACGAAACCGCGTCGGCAATGACTGAGCCTGTTCGCTCCAAACGATACGACATGCCGTTTCTGGCCCCTCATGAGAGCAGGGAAGCAAAAGCTGGAAATCCCGTCCGGTCCGAGCACAATCTGACCCTTGACCGAGATCTCCAGGCAGCACTTGAAAAGCTGGCACGCCGAAAGATCACCGCACTGCCAGCACCCATTTCGTCATCTATTATTGTCGCGGATCACCAAAGCGGCGAAATCGTTGCCCGGATTGGCGCCCCGGATATGCTCAATGGCGGGCGTCTCGGACATGTCGATATGACACGAGCAGTCCGCTCACCAGGCTCGACTCTCAAGCCCTTTATTTATGGCCTCGCATTTGAGGAAGGCATCGGGTTGCCCCAAAGCCTTATTGTGGATCGGGCAATCGATATCAGTGGCTACCAGCCGACAAACTTCGATCAGGCCTATCAAGGCACCGTTACATTGCGGGAAGCCTTGCAGCTGTCACTCAATACTCCGGCTGTTCAGTTGCTCGAGGCGGTTGGTCCTGCACGATTGATCGCGCGTTTGAAGCGCGCGGGCGTTCGTCCTGTGCTGAAAAAGGATGTTGCTCCCGGCCTTGCGATCAGTCTGGGGGGCGTTGGTATCACTCTGAAAGACCTCGCCCAGGCTTATGCAGCCCTGGCCAGAGGAGGGGTTCCCATTGACCTTACGACCTGCCGAATTGATTGTAAGGTGGAAAGCAGCGCTCAGGTGTCACAGAGACTCTTGTCCGGGAAAGCATCCTGGATGGTCAGCGACATATTGACGGGTCTTCCACAGACACAGAGCGCCGAGACTTCACACATCGCCTATAAGACCGGGACGGCTTACGGGTACCGGGATGCTTGGGCGGCTGGGTTCGACGGTCGGCATGTTGTGGCCGTTTGGGTTGGCCGACCGGATGGCACGCCCGTGCCTGGGCAAACAGGCGCATCGGTTGCTGTTCCCATCCTGTTTGAAGTCTTTCAGAAACTGGGGCCAGAAAGGGTTCCGCTCCAAGACGCCCCTGTAGACGTTTCCCGGCAAGCGCAAGGCGAAGTTCCTGTTCCGCTACGCTATGCACGATTGCCGGATGCGCAAAACCGGGGTTCTGGAAACGAAGGTCTTCGCATCGCCTTTCCACCTGACGGTGCGGAACTGGACCTGGGGTTTACTCGGAACGAGACGTCAAGTTGGCAAGTCCAGCCGTTGGTGGTGAAGTTGAAAGGAGGCAAGGCTCCCTATTCGGTGCTGATCAATGGACGGCCTTTGCCGGAGAAAATGCAACGCCAGCAGCTGGTCTGGCAGCCGGATGGGCCAGGCTTCACCGAGGTGACCATTTTGGACAGATCAGGTCACAGCGACAAAGTGACGGTTCTGCTTCGGTAG
- a CDS encoding lytic murein transglycosylase has translation MMGTTVSAHAIESCVASLKKQAVSAGVKPEIAERMLSGANYDEKVIRFSTSQPEYKTEIWDYMAFLVDAKRIDDGKKNLKKHSKTLSAIEKRYGVNRHVVLAVWGIESDYGQFRGDFYTPHALATLACAGKRRQKYFRGELIKTLQIASRGDVPINDFRGSWAGAFGQTQFMPSTYNSLAVDFDGDGRKDLVNSVPDALASTANFLKNAGWRDSRPWGIEVKVPSGYSGPSGRKKNASLATWNKRGLTRIDGGKLSGKLEAALIRPAGAKGPGFLVTRNFRALRSYNASTSYGMAIALLSELVAGGDPFKTPWPTNNPGLSRAQRLDLQKLLNKNGFNVGEADGKVGPATRAGIRKAEAKYGMPVTGRPSWNVYYALGGR, from the coding sequence ATGATGGGGACGACCGTCTCTGCGCATGCGATTGAGAGCTGTGTCGCCTCCCTCAAGAAACAGGCTGTTTCTGCCGGTGTTAAGCCGGAAATTGCCGAACGCATGCTTTCCGGTGCCAACTACGATGAGAAAGTCATCCGCTTTTCCACATCACAGCCGGAATACAAGACCGAGATCTGGGACTACATGGCGTTTCTGGTGGACGCCAAACGGATCGACGACGGAAAGAAAAACCTCAAAAAACACAGCAAAACGCTGTCAGCAATCGAGAAAAGATATGGCGTCAACCGTCACGTCGTTCTTGCCGTTTGGGGCATCGAAAGTGACTATGGTCAGTTCAGAGGAGATTTTTACACTCCCCATGCACTGGCGACACTGGCGTGCGCCGGTAAGCGGCGTCAAAAGTATTTCCGTGGCGAACTGATCAAGACATTGCAGATTGCGTCTCGCGGGGACGTGCCGATCAACGACTTCAGAGGGTCCTGGGCAGGTGCATTCGGCCAGACACAGTTTATGCCGAGCACATACAACAGTCTGGCAGTGGATTTTGACGGGGACGGCCGAAAGGATCTCGTGAATTCCGTACCCGATGCATTGGCATCGACGGCTAATTTCTTGAAAAACGCTGGTTGGCGTGACAGTCGACCGTGGGGCATCGAAGTGAAGGTGCCGAGCGGGTATTCCGGTCCGTCGGGCCGCAAGAAAAATGCGTCATTGGCAACCTGGAACAAACGCGGTTTGACAAGGATAGATGGCGGCAAACTGTCCGGCAAGCTGGAGGCAGCTCTCATCCGGCCGGCTGGCGCAAAGGGCCCTGGCTTCCTCGTGACGAGGAATTTTCGTGCACTGCGATCTTATAACGCGTCTACATCATACGGCATGGCGATCGCCTTGCTGTCGGAGCTCGTTGCCGGTGGTGATCCGTTCAAGACACCTTGGCCCACAAACAATCCGGGATTGTCGAGGGCACAGCGTCTGGATCTTCAGAAGCTCTTGAACAAAAACGGCTTTAATGTGGGTGAGGCCGACGGAAAGGTTGGTCCGGCCACTCGCGCCGGTATCCGCAAAGCCGAGGCTAAATACGGGATGCCCGTCACAGGCCGGCCATCCTGGAACGTCTACTATGCGCTTGGCGGACGATAG
- a CDS encoding porin: MKLFKGMMLGAAAVATAATAQAADLPVAPEPVDYVRICDAYGARFYYIPGTETCLRVGGRVRTQFIVNNVLDDGNWGTRDSDGYSWRTQGYLYLDARTATEFGTLRAYVELSQRVDNDVETFDFGSTYIQWGGLTAGYLGSNFDIFTGQVFVGVVGRDWSDETLNQIAYTAAFGNGFSATIALEDQAGRQVGSYGGTRMPDVVAALGVSQGWGSAQLSGALHQVYPSTAAAHQTGATNNGADDQLGWAIGAGVKFNLPMINSGSNIYFQGFYADGALSYIGAGSTEGGVTVSDFGATSGTSTGYSLSAGAYVQATSTIGLALDGSYMDVDQANGFTDFSRWAIDGSVQWEPVSGFVMGADVGYSNTDPNTGSDVDELLFGVRLQRTF, from the coding sequence ATGAAACTCTTTAAGGGCATGATGCTCGGCGCTGCTGCAGTTGCTACTGCTGCCACCGCTCAGGCTGCCGATCTTCCGGTTGCTCCGGAGCCGGTCGACTACGTTCGTATCTGTGACGCATACGGCGCACGCTTCTACTACATCCCGGGCACAGAAACCTGCCTGCGTGTTGGTGGCCGTGTTCGTACCCAGTTCATCGTGAACAACGTTCTTGACGATGGTAACTGGGGCACTCGCGACTCTGACGGTTACTCCTGGCGTACACAGGGTTACCTGTACCTCGACGCTCGTACCGCAACTGAGTTCGGTACTCTGCGTGCCTATGTTGAGCTGTCTCAGCGAGTAGACAACGACGTCGAAACCTTCGACTTCGGTTCCACTTACATTCAGTGGGGCGGCCTCACCGCTGGTTACCTCGGTTCTAACTTCGACATCTTCACCGGTCAGGTTTTCGTCGGTGTTGTTGGTCGTGACTGGTCCGATGAAACTCTGAACCAGATCGCTTACACTGCAGCTTTCGGCAACGGTTTCTCCGCTACGATCGCTCTTGAAGATCAGGCTGGCCGTCAGGTCGGTTCCTACGGCGGCACCCGCATGCCGGACGTCGTTGCTGCTCTTGGCGTTTCCCAGGGCTGGGGTTCTGCACAGCTTTCCGGTGCTCTGCACCAGGTCTACCCGAGCACAGCTGCTGCTCACCAGACTGGCGCAACCAACAACGGTGCTGACGATCAGCTCGGTTGGGCAATCGGCGCTGGCGTGAAGTTCAACCTGCCGATGATCAACTCCGGTTCGAACATCTACTTCCAGGGTTTCTATGCTGACGGCGCTCTGTCCTACATCGGTGCAGGCAGCACTGAAGGCGGCGTGACTGTTTCTGACTTCGGCGCAACTAGCGGTACTTCCACTGGTTACTCTCTGTCAGCTGGTGCATACGTCCAGGCAACTTCCACTATCGGTCTTGCACTCGACGGTTCTTACATGGACGTCGACCAGGCTAACGGCTTCACCGACTTCTCCCGTTGGGCGATCGATGGTTCCGTACAGTGGGAGCCGGTCTCTGGCTTCGTAATGGGTGCAGACGTTGGTTACTCCAACACTGACCCGAACACTGGTTCCGATGTTGACGAACTCCTCTTCGGTGTTCGCCTGCAGCGCACCTTCTAA
- the parA gene encoding ParA family partition ATPase: MSGRILTVAQQKGGSGKTTLAAHLAVALAKQSGEPVAILDVDPQGSLGTWYEAREEAHGEDETGLEFRTASGWGARREARSLARSHGYVIIDTPPKTDTDAKPAIDAADFVIVPIQPTPVDLWATSQTIDLAAREDTPALLVLNRVPPRALLTGEMAEAIAESGYDTLNARLGNRTVFASAMGRGCAVTEDAPSSKAAQEVASLIEELVDRIG; the protein is encoded by the coding sequence ATGTCCGGTCGGATATTGACAGTTGCGCAACAAAAAGGTGGCTCGGGAAAAACCACGCTGGCGGCTCACCTGGCTGTTGCCTTGGCAAAACAGTCCGGTGAACCGGTCGCAATTCTGGATGTAGACCCGCAAGGATCACTTGGGACCTGGTATGAAGCCCGCGAGGAGGCTCACGGCGAGGATGAGACCGGACTGGAATTTCGGACAGCGTCCGGATGGGGTGCGCGCAGGGAGGCGAGGTCTCTCGCAAGATCGCACGGCTATGTCATCATCGATACTCCGCCCAAGACTGATACGGACGCTAAACCGGCTATAGACGCCGCTGATTTTGTCATCGTTCCGATACAGCCGACGCCGGTGGACCTTTGGGCAACGTCACAGACAATAGATCTGGCAGCCCGGGAAGATACGCCGGCCTTGCTCGTGCTCAATAGAGTGCCGCCGCGTGCTTTGCTGACAGGCGAGATGGCCGAGGCGATAGCAGAATCGGGTTACGACACACTCAATGCCCGTCTCGGGAACCGAACGGTTTTTGCATCGGCAATGGGCAGGGGATGTGCGGTGACTGAAGATGCGCCGAGCAGTAAAGCTGCACAAGAAGTTGCGTCATTAATTGAGGAACTTGTCGACAGGATCGGCTGA
- a CDS encoding alpha-2-macroglobulin family protein, with protein sequence MSIFSLVFKHKLLNSNKDTARICTAVLAATLLFGGLHPNAASAQDRRIVTIDDADFFGSDYRTVKDVDLEGCKSACLKDNQCRAFTFNTSAGWCFLKTDFGELQSFSGAIAGRVVAVQAPRADMSADRRAELNFVPEAQLESAKTYSLQIENSVRGNGQSADVNRRNGLAALNNRNGALAESDFLQLLLLEPGDYEGWTSLTTALLLQNPDDWQTKETKQKNAISAAINAYLRSVSSNERAFSLDILSRAFERRNEFKTAIKALRASLALEENANLRRRYDDLIAKHGFRIVDHVVDSDSVTPRICLVFSQKLALGEDMSPYVSVIGEGTASIEANDNQICADGLKHGARYKITARSGLPAADGEKLERSADLSVYVKDRSPSVNFLSRSYVLPAGGNPTIPIISVNTTEVEASVYRVGNRAIADILRDNKFLRQLDSYQAEQIEDELGEKVWTGTVETENELNVDITTAIPLSETGIELEPGVYAMTARSKLDLQNRWSALATQWFLVSDLGVTALSGDTGVAANIRSLTTAAALEGVKVRLLAVNNEILGEEVTNADGFAEFEAGMTRGRGGLAPGVLVAETDDGDYSFLDLRKPAFDLSDRGVEGRPAPGPLDVFAWTDRGIYKAGETVHAQALLRNAKAVAQEDFPLTFVFSRPDGVEHARFTVNDGGLGGHLQDLTLSASAQQGIWSWEVFSDPKASALSQETFLVEDYQPERVDFDLETSATAFNRTEPTEVSLDAKFLYGSPASGQALEGDIIVKPTRSLKAFPEYQFGLEDSEVYTQRRSLPSGLKTDADGKLSFDVILPELADTTQLYNGQLVARLVEAGGRYVERDLELSVALDGPRIGIKPAFDGGVDEGGPADFTVIVVSGDGTEQSAEGLTWTLSKVDRRYQWYRVDGRWNYEPITTTRRVSSGYLDVLAGQPARLSLPVEWGEYRLDIQGGGDLQTSTAVTFDAGWYTADATSETPDYLDVGLDKSSYRPGDTAKLRLKPQTSGIAVINVVSGGLVSSRSVEVDATETEVEIQVSDDWGAGAYVTASLYRPMDLDQNRMPSRSMGLSWLKVDPGARAIEVELSAPDRILPETTLDVPIKLANLQSGTQAYVTVAAVDVGILNLTAFETPDPENWYFGQRRLGTDIRDLYGQLIDRTAGTLGRVRSGGDAMALRLDAPPPDDEPVALFSGLVEIGADGEATVSFDVPAFNGALKLMAVAWSKDGVGHAEQEVEVRSPVVMTASAPAFLAPGDQSRLALEIDNVDGASGSYELEVSVAEGLALEGGTDRQTRTFDLETGKKTLSLLPVSAGASPITSEVVASLTGPDGKVYVKRFGLDVKDTQPEVVRRSSFQLASGGSLTLSPDTFDGLRADTVDVTLSAGGAASIDIAGLLAALDRYPYGCTEQTTSRALPLLYLSEVAEAAGLGGDSAIRERVVKAIAAVLANQSASGDFGLWNSYGDGDTWLDAYVTDFLTRAKEKGYRVPDLAFTTALDNLENQLAYASDFQDGGEGIAYSLYVLARNGRASMGDLRYYLDAKLQSFATPLAKAQVAASLALYGEQERAATGFVAAISALPREKKQTYRSDYGSILRDSAGVTDYVVSASMGEKLKEDALAALKSAQARTGGRSTQDMAWLLLAAQALNQSAEEARISVDGDETPGRLAWSFAGEAISSAPVNVTNNGADETDLLVSVAGQPLTPEPAGGTDYAVERKIYDLNGNEIDPSAVPVNTRLAVVVTVRALTDQPGRLMVVDRLPAGLAIDNPRLVRSGDLGGLSFLSMIDRPEHSAFYSDRFEVAIDQTRQNGQEMSFAYLARAATPGEFAHPPASVEDMYRPDRRAVTATGRFTVLGPTR encoded by the coding sequence ATGTCTATTTTTTCGCTTGTTTTTAAACATAAACTTCTGAATTCAAACAAAGATACTGCCCGCATCTGCACTGCCGTTTTGGCAGCGACGTTGCTCTTTGGCGGATTGCACCCAAATGCAGCAAGTGCCCAGGACAGGCGTATCGTCACAATCGACGATGCTGACTTCTTCGGCAGCGATTACCGAACGGTCAAGGATGTTGACCTGGAAGGCTGCAAATCGGCGTGCCTGAAGGACAATCAGTGCCGGGCTTTTACGTTCAACACGTCTGCCGGCTGGTGTTTCCTGAAGACTGATTTCGGAGAACTCCAGAGTTTCTCAGGTGCCATCGCAGGGCGCGTGGTGGCAGTACAGGCACCACGAGCCGACATGAGTGCCGATCGGCGGGCGGAACTGAATTTCGTGCCGGAAGCTCAGCTTGAGAGCGCAAAAACCTATTCGCTTCAAATTGAAAACTCGGTTCGCGGCAATGGCCAAAGCGCGGACGTGAACCGACGCAACGGACTTGCAGCGCTGAACAACCGGAACGGTGCGCTGGCGGAGAGCGACTTTCTGCAACTATTGTTGCTGGAACCGGGTGACTACGAAGGCTGGACCAGCCTGACAACGGCACTTCTGCTGCAGAATCCGGACGATTGGCAGACAAAAGAGACCAAGCAAAAGAATGCGATCTCGGCAGCGATCAATGCGTATCTGCGTTCAGTCAGCTCTAATGAAAGGGCGTTCTCGCTCGACATCCTGAGCAGGGCATTTGAGCGCCGCAATGAATTCAAGACTGCAATCAAAGCCCTTCGTGCGTCTTTGGCACTCGAGGAAAACGCCAATCTGCGCCGTCGTTACGACGACCTGATTGCCAAACATGGCTTCCGGATTGTCGATCATGTGGTTGATTCCGATAGTGTGACACCAAGGATATGCCTGGTCTTTTCGCAAAAGCTGGCCCTGGGTGAAGACATGAGCCCGTATGTCAGCGTGATCGGTGAAGGGACTGCTTCCATTGAGGCGAACGACAATCAGATCTGTGCTGACGGCCTGAAACACGGAGCCAGATACAAAATTACGGCTCGCAGCGGGCTGCCCGCCGCCGATGGCGAAAAACTGGAAAGATCAGCTGATCTTTCCGTTTATGTGAAAGACCGGTCTCCTTCGGTGAATTTCCTCAGCCGTTCCTACGTTCTGCCTGCTGGAGGCAACCCGACGATCCCGATCATTTCGGTCAACACCACCGAGGTTGAGGCATCTGTCTACCGGGTCGGCAACAGGGCGATCGCGGATATTCTGAGAGACAACAAGTTTTTGCGTCAGCTGGATTCCTACCAAGCTGAGCAGATTGAAGATGAATTGGGCGAAAAGGTCTGGACCGGAACTGTCGAGACTGAAAACGAATTGAATGTGGATATCACGACTGCCATTCCGCTCTCGGAAACGGGAATTGAGTTGGAGCCGGGTGTCTACGCGATGACGGCCCGCTCGAAACTGGATCTCCAGAACCGTTGGAGCGCTCTGGCAACACAATGGTTTCTGGTTTCCGATCTCGGAGTGACGGCTTTGAGTGGCGACACCGGAGTGGCCGCCAACATCCGTTCATTGACCACGGCTGCCGCACTTGAAGGCGTCAAGGTTCGTCTGCTTGCCGTCAACAACGAAATCCTGGGTGAGGAGGTCACCAACGCAGACGGATTTGCCGAGTTTGAAGCAGGAATGACCCGCGGACGTGGTGGCCTTGCACCAGGTGTTCTGGTCGCGGAGACGGATGACGGGGACTATTCTTTCCTTGATTTGCGCAAACCGGCTTTCGATCTGTCCGACCGTGGTGTCGAAGGCAGGCCCGCGCCAGGGCCGTTGGATGTATTCGCCTGGACAGATCGCGGTATCTACAAGGCCGGTGAAACCGTTCATGCGCAGGCGCTCTTGCGCAATGCCAAAGCCGTCGCCCAAGAAGACTTTCCTCTTACCTTTGTCTTCAGTCGTCCAGATGGTGTTGAGCACGCTCGTTTTACCGTCAATGACGGTGGATTGGGCGGACATCTTCAGGACCTGACCTTGAGTGCCTCGGCCCAGCAGGGCATTTGGTCTTGGGAGGTTTTTTCCGATCCCAAGGCAAGCGCACTGAGCCAGGAAACCTTCCTCGTCGAGGACTACCAGCCCGAACGGGTGGACTTCGACCTTGAGACATCGGCAACGGCCTTCAACCGCACTGAACCGACAGAGGTTTCGCTTGATGCCAAATTCCTTTACGGCTCACCGGCAAGCGGCCAAGCCTTGGAAGGCGATATCATTGTTAAACCGACGCGATCGCTCAAGGCCTTTCCCGAGTACCAATTTGGTCTGGAGGATAGCGAAGTTTATACGCAGCGCCGCAGCCTTCCATCCGGCCTCAAGACCGACGCTGACGGAAAACTGTCTTTTGATGTGATACTTCCGGAGTTGGCGGACACGACGCAGCTTTATAACGGCCAATTGGTTGCCAGGCTGGTCGAGGCCGGAGGCCGCTATGTGGAGCGAGATCTTGAACTTTCTGTCGCGCTCGATGGGCCTCGGATTGGAATCAAACCGGCCTTCGATGGCGGTGTAGATGAAGGCGGGCCTGCCGATTTCACGGTCATCGTAGTCAGCGGCGATGGCACAGAGCAAAGTGCAGAGGGTCTCACCTGGACGCTTTCGAAAGTTGATCGCAGATACCAATGGTACCGCGTCGACGGCCGCTGGAACTACGAGCCGATCACCACGACGCGTAGAGTATCAAGCGGCTATCTGGACGTCCTTGCAGGACAGCCGGCGCGATTGTCACTCCCGGTTGAATGGGGTGAATACCGCCTCGACATTCAGGGCGGTGGTGATTTGCAGACTTCCACCGCTGTCACGTTCGATGCTGGTTGGTACACTGCAGACGCGACGTCGGAAACGCCGGACTACCTGGACGTCGGCCTTGACAAGAGTTCCTACAGGCCCGGCGACACCGCAAAGCTCAGACTGAAACCGCAAACATCCGGGATTGCTGTCATCAATGTTGTTTCCGGTGGGCTCGTTTCCAGCCGTTCGGTTGAAGTCGACGCGACTGAAACGGAAGTCGAGATCCAAGTCAGCGATGACTGGGGTGCAGGTGCCTATGTCACAGCAAGCCTCTATAGGCCCATGGATCTCGACCAGAACAGGATGCCCTCGCGTTCTATGGGTCTGTCCTGGCTGAAAGTCGATCCAGGTGCACGCGCAATTGAAGTCGAACTTTCAGCGCCTGATAGGATTTTGCCGGAAACGACATTGGATGTGCCGATCAAGCTGGCTAACCTTCAGTCGGGAACGCAAGCATATGTCACTGTTGCAGCGGTTGATGTCGGTATCTTGAACCTGACTGCTTTCGAAACACCGGATCCGGAGAATTGGTACTTCGGCCAACGACGTCTAGGTACGGATATCAGAGATCTTTATGGTCAGCTCATTGACCGCACCGCAGGCACGCTTGGCCGCGTGAGGTCTGGCGGCGATGCCATGGCCTTGCGTCTGGATGCCCCGCCGCCCGATGACGAACCGGTCGCGTTGTTCTCCGGTCTTGTTGAAATTGGTGCGGATGGTGAAGCCACAGTTTCATTCGACGTACCTGCATTCAACGGCGCCCTGAAGCTGATGGCGGTTGCCTGGAGCAAGGACGGCGTTGGCCACGCAGAGCAGGAAGTTGAGGTTCGCTCGCCGGTCGTGATGACTGCGAGCGCACCAGCGTTTCTTGCCCCGGGCGATCAGTCGCGCCTTGCTCTTGAGATAGACAATGTCGATGGCGCGTCGGGCTCTTATGAATTGGAAGTATCTGTTGCCGAGGGATTGGCACTCGAAGGCGGCACTGACCGCCAGACCCGGACCTTCGATCTGGAAACCGGCAAGAAAACCTTGTCGCTTCTGCCTGTGTCTGCCGGAGCGTCACCCATCACGTCTGAAGTCGTTGCCTCACTTACAGGTCCCGACGGCAAGGTTTATGTCAAACGCTTCGGTCTGGACGTGAAGGACACTCAGCCAGAGGTGGTTCGCAGATCGTCGTTTCAGCTGGCCTCTGGCGGCAGTCTGACACTCAGCCCGGATACATTCGACGGTTTGCGCGCCGACACGGTCGATGTCACGCTGAGCGCCGGCGGCGCAGCAAGCATCGATATCGCGGGATTGCTGGCAGCGCTGGACAGGTATCCTTATGGCTGCACGGAGCAGACCACCAGTCGTGCTTTGCCATTGCTTTATTTGAGTGAAGTGGCGGAAGCGGCCGGCCTTGGTGGTGACAGTGCTATCCGGGAACGTGTCGTGAAGGCGATTGCTGCCGTGTTGGCCAATCAGTCGGCATCCGGTGATTTCGGGCTTTGGAACAGCTATGGCGACGGCGACACCTGGCTGGATGCCTACGTCACCGATTTCCTGACCCGCGCAAAAGAGAAAGGCTACCGGGTCCCGGATCTTGCCTTTACCACCGCGCTGGACAATCTGGAGAACCAGCTGGCTTACGCATCCGATTTCCAGGATGGCGGTGAGGGCATCGCGTATTCGCTCTATGTTCTGGCGCGAAACGGACGCGCCTCCATGGGCGATCTGCGTTATTACCTTGATGCCAAGCTGCAAAGCTTTGCTACGCCGCTGGCCAAGGCTCAGGTGGCAGCTAGCCTTGCTCTCTATGGTGAGCAGGAACGGGCAGCGACGGGATTTGTCGCTGCGATCTCGGCACTTCCCCGCGAGAAGAAACAGACTTACCGGTCTGACTACGGGTCTATCCTGCGCGACAGCGCAGGTGTCACCGACTACGTGGTCTCGGCGTCGATGGGAGAAAAACTGAAGGAAGATGCACTGGCTGCGCTGAAATCTGCGCAGGCACGAACGGGTGGACGTTCAACCCAGGATATGGCCTGGCTGTTGCTGGCCGCACAGGCATTGAACCAGTCGGCTGAAGAAGCCCGGATCTCCGTAGACGGAGATGAGACGCCCGGTCGATTGGCATGGTCGTTTGCGGGTGAGGCAATCTCCAGCGCTCCCGTCAATGTTACAAACAACGGTGCCGACGAAACTGATCTGCTTGTTTCTGTTGCGGGACAGCCGCTGACGCCGGAACCCGCTGGGGGCACAGACTATGCGGTCGAGCGGAAGATCTATGATCTCAATGGAAATGAGATCGACCCTTCAGCGGTACCCGTAAACACACGTCTTGCCGTTGTCGTCACCGTTCGTGCACTGACCGATCAGCCGGGCCGTCTGATGGTGGTTGACCGATTGCCAGCGGGACTGGCTATCGACAATCCTCGGCTCGTGCGTTCAGGCGATCTAGGTGGTTTGTCCTTCCTTTCGATGATTGATCGGCCGGAACACAGCGCATTTTATAGTGACAGGTTCGAAGTTGCGATCGACCAGACACGGCAAAATGGTCAGGAAATGAGTTTTGCCTATCTGGCGCGTGCTGCAACGCCGGGTGAGTTTGCTCACCCGCCGGCGTCTGTGGAGGATATGTACCGGCCGGATCGTCGTGCGGTCACTGCGACAGGCCGCTTCACCGTTCTGGGACCAACCAGGTGA